A portion of the Pseudoalteromonas luteoviolacea genome contains these proteins:
- a CDS encoding EAL and HDOD domain-containing protein encodes MLMSSETAKVKKNAVQYIARQAILNSELQVHAYELLYRDSQNNVFPSGVSDGLATGRLFFNSLLFIGLDRLAAGALAFVNFSDETLIQELPKLLSPQGLVVEIVERSQDIESLTATVNKLQSVGYRFALDDYDGDPRWQPLLDLVDFVKLEVELPIIKTTMMVKKLKRQYPHLKIVVERIETQEQFNFIRAAGADYFQGFFFAKPEMLNHGNVEPSKLAVFDLLRCTAKKSLCFKEVQDRVSKDLSLTARVLRLANAKAGEDRIEIRSISQAVIYLGEDAIRQFVKVLALSELGADKPTELTKLGLNRAKFLELFLAPGGEEMAEQGYLIGLMSVLDAILDVELSVVVDEFSLDPDLSSALLSYKGLIGGALRLAIEVERNNLTEAELILNAIRPASEVQVLFDLIIKSRAYGDEMFAVAREDFDK; translated from the coding sequence ATGTTAATGAGTAGTGAAACTGCCAAGGTAAAGAAAAACGCCGTTCAGTATATCGCCCGCCAAGCTATTTTGAATAGTGAACTGCAAGTACATGCCTATGAATTACTGTATCGTGACTCACAAAATAATGTATTTCCAAGCGGGGTAAGTGATGGGCTTGCTACGGGACGCTTGTTCTTTAACTCATTATTGTTTATTGGTTTAGATAGACTCGCTGCTGGCGCTTTGGCATTTGTTAATTTTTCAGATGAAACACTTATACAAGAACTTCCGAAACTATTAAGCCCGCAAGGTCTCGTGGTAGAAATTGTTGAGCGCTCTCAAGATATTGAGAGTTTGACTGCAACAGTTAATAAATTACAAAGTGTGGGCTATCGCTTTGCGCTAGATGATTATGATGGTGATCCGCGCTGGCAACCTCTGTTGGATTTAGTCGACTTCGTCAAACTTGAAGTTGAACTCCCTATCATCAAAACCACCATGATGGTGAAAAAGCTCAAACGTCAATATCCACATCTGAAAATAGTTGTGGAACGCATTGAAACACAAGAGCAATTTAATTTTATCCGTGCCGCAGGGGCAGATTATTTTCAAGGTTTTTTCTTTGCCAAGCCTGAGATGCTTAATCATGGTAATGTGGAACCCTCTAAGCTCGCGGTATTTGATTTATTGCGTTGTACAGCGAAAAAGTCTCTCTGCTTCAAAGAGGTACAAGACCGTGTATCGAAAGATTTAAGCTTAACTGCCAGAGTACTCAGATTGGCCAATGCTAAAGCAGGTGAAGATCGTATAGAGATCCGCTCAATTTCACAGGCTGTGATATATCTCGGTGAAGATGCTATTCGTCAGTTTGTTAAAGTGCTAGCGTTGAGTGAATTGGGTGCTGATAAGCCGACAGAATTAACCAAGCTTGGTTTAAATCGCGCTAAATTTTTGGAGTTATTCTTGGCACCCGGTGGTGAGGAGATGGCAGAGCAAGGTTATCTGATTGGTCTGATGTCAGTATTGGATGCCATTTTAGATGTTGAGCTCTCTGTCGTGGTGGATGAATTTTCATTGGATCCTGATTTAAGTAGCGCATTATTAAGTTATAAAGGTTTAATTGGTGGCGCACTTCGCTTGGCAATTGAAGTTGAGCGTAATAATCTAACCGAAGCTGAACTTATCTTAAATGCGATTCGCCCTGCGTCAGAGGTGCAAGTACTCTTTGATTTAATCATAAAAAGCCGAGCATACGGGGATGAAATGTTTGCTGTGGCAAGAGAAGATTTCGACAAGTAG
- a CDS encoding 23S rRNA (adenine(2030)-N(6))-methyltransferase RlmJ: MLSYRHSFHAGNPADVIKHLVLAEVLAYMTRKDKPFDYIDTHSGAGLFELASSDAQKTQEFEQGIGRLMQYEGGNEAILRYIDMVKSFNDEKLAFYPGSPKVAEQYLRKQDKGWFFELHPQDLPLLQKNTAHKRSLRVKGEDGFKGLLGLVPPLSRRAVVLMDPPYEIKTDYQKAVKTIVKAHKSFTSGTYMIWYPVVDRSRIDQMETELIASGVRNIQLFELATAADTEERGMTASGMIVINPPYVLKNTMDAVLPELVKELAVEEGFFRSVELVSE, translated from the coding sequence ATGCTCAGTTATAGACATTCTTTTCATGCTGGTAACCCAGCGGACGTTATCAAACACTTAGTTTTAGCTGAAGTGCTCGCTTATATGACGCGTAAAGATAAGCCGTTCGACTATATAGATACTCACTCTGGTGCAGGTTTATTTGAATTGGCATCTAGTGATGCGCAAAAAACGCAAGAGTTCGAACAGGGGATAGGCCGTCTCATGCAGTATGAGGGGGGAAATGAAGCGATTCTTCGCTATATTGATATGGTAAAAAGTTTTAATGATGAAAAGTTAGCGTTTTATCCTGGATCTCCAAAAGTTGCTGAGCAATATCTACGTAAGCAGGATAAAGGTTGGTTTTTTGAATTACACCCGCAAGATTTACCCCTGTTGCAAAAAAATACGGCCCATAAGCGTTCTTTGCGGGTCAAAGGAGAAGATGGATTTAAAGGGTTATTAGGTTTAGTGCCACCTCTATCACGTCGTGCGGTAGTGTTGATGGATCCACCTTATGAAATCAAAACAGACTATCAAAAAGCTGTAAAAACGATTGTGAAGGCGCATAAAAGCTTTACATCAGGCACTTATATGATCTGGTATCCAGTTGTTGATAGATCACGTATTGATCAAATGGAAACAGAGTTGATTGCATCCGGTGTGCGAAATATTCAGCTTTTTGAGCTGGCTACGGCTGCAGATACTGAAGAACGCGGCATGACAGCCTCTGGTATGATAGTCATTAACCCGCCATATGTATTGAAAAATACGATGGATGCAGTGTTACCAGAGTTAGTGAAAGAGCTTGCTGTTGAAGAGGGCTTTTTCCGCAGTGTTGAGCTGGTCTCAGAATAG
- a CDS encoding DUF904 domain-containing protein codes for MTKHSDKSAFKMNDILPQLEQLVDQLIGKNEQLEQQIVQLKEQNGKLVDENETLQLELLEREEKQKETSTTLSSLLDKLQSAHQAN; via the coding sequence ATGACAAAACACAGTGATAAGAGCGCATTTAAAATGAACGATATTCTTCCACAACTCGAACAACTGGTAGATCAACTGATTGGCAAGAATGAACAGTTAGAGCAGCAAATTGTTCAGCTGAAAGAGCAAAATGGTAAATTAGTTGATGAAAATGAAACGTTGCAGTTAGAACTACTGGAACGTGAAGAAAAGCAAAAAGAAACAAGTACAACACTAAGCAGCTTACTTGACAAACTTCAGAGCGCTCATCAGGCGAACTAA
- a CDS encoding cell division protein ZapA, producing MTDKVSQVAVTLLGKSHQFSCAEGQEQALIDAVELLNTRVDEMKRRDTVRTDQNALLMAALHLCHDFQALEKEHLAATNKSSQLVTRLGEHLEAK from the coding sequence ATGACGGATAAAGTAAGCCAGGTGGCTGTTACCCTTCTTGGTAAAAGCCACCAGTTTTCATGTGCTGAAGGACAAGAACAAGCGCTTATTGATGCGGTTGAGTTATTGAATACTCGCGTTGATGAAATGAAGCGTAGGGACACAGTTCGTACTGATCAAAACGCTCTTTTAATGGCTGCTTTGCATCTATGTCATGATTTTCAAGCATTAGAAAAAGAGCACCTAGCAGCGACCAATAAAAGCAGTCAGCTCGTAACACGCTTAGGTGAACACCTAGAGGCGAAATAA
- a CDS encoding transglycosylase SLT domain-containing protein: MIRKNIYLQLCCCVILLSTLGCKQTPIQRASLQDVLQDLLTEKAPVTVVQTAPQTTVQEPVPPKPYRSPDIWQHIAHNLSFEQTPHQRIKTRVDWYLSQPEYLLSVNRRAEAYLYHIVKKIEQRGLPLDLALLPFVESDFRPQAVSKQSAVGVWQLVDATAYHFGLQSNDWYDGRRDVLASTDAALSYLAYLHKTFEGNWLHAIAAYNTGEGRVKAAIKRNRKAGKSTHYWHLKLPKETADYIPKLLALSYLLKHPETGFKRPELANKATTTILDVGQAFNFGVLSQLLDIDKQQLHDLNSGYLRHQTPEQGPYKVLVPLTEQALLQSPFYREQFSKRYQVKLNDTLYGIARQFGTSVNKIKQLNNKQNNLIRVGEILLINQANINRSLTVNYQISPYLEQQVAPEQATIEHHHTIVAGDSLWDLSQHYQVPLKDLLDWNNLQSASILSPGKVLILHLPTQVKAQPKNSVTTPSYLDVLEEATQLKEVPSPAEPSLPPD, encoded by the coding sequence ATGATCCGTAAGAATATTTATTTACAATTGTGTTGCTGCGTCATTTTATTGAGCACCTTAGGGTGCAAGCAAACACCTATTCAACGTGCTTCTCTTCAGGATGTGCTGCAAGACTTATTAACTGAAAAAGCGCCCGTAACAGTGGTTCAAACTGCGCCACAAACCACAGTGCAAGAACCGGTACCGCCAAAGCCTTATCGTTCACCTGACATATGGCAGCATATTGCCCACAACCTAAGCTTTGAGCAAACGCCGCATCAACGTATCAAAACAAGAGTCGATTGGTATTTATCGCAACCAGAATACCTGCTTAGTGTAAACCGACGCGCTGAGGCGTATTTATACCACATAGTCAAAAAAATAGAGCAACGCGGATTACCTCTCGATCTTGCGCTTTTACCCTTCGTTGAAAGTGATTTCCGCCCTCAAGCGGTATCAAAACAAAGTGCCGTTGGCGTCTGGCAATTGGTAGATGCCACAGCCTACCACTTTGGTTTGCAAAGCAATGATTGGTATGATGGCCGACGTGATGTACTTGCATCCACAGATGCCGCACTCTCTTATTTAGCGTATTTACACAAAACATTTGAAGGTAACTGGCTACACGCCATTGCAGCCTATAATACCGGTGAAGGCAGAGTGAAAGCGGCTATCAAGCGTAATCGCAAAGCAGGAAAAAGCACACATTATTGGCACCTAAAACTGCCAAAAGAAACCGCAGATTACATCCCCAAACTGCTCGCACTGAGTTACTTATTGAAACACCCTGAAACAGGATTTAAACGGCCGGAGCTTGCTAATAAGGCGACCACCACGATTTTAGATGTTGGCCAAGCATTTAACTTTGGCGTGCTTTCACAACTTCTTGATATCGATAAACAACAACTACATGACTTAAACAGCGGTTACTTGCGGCATCAAACGCCAGAACAAGGCCCATACAAGGTATTAGTGCCACTCACTGAGCAGGCGTTATTGCAAAGCCCATTTTATCGAGAGCAATTTAGCAAGCGCTACCAAGTCAAACTCAACGACACCTTATATGGCATTGCACGCCAATTTGGCACCTCAGTGAACAAAATAAAGCAATTAAATAATAAACAAAATAATTTGATACGTGTTGGTGAAATCTTATTGATTAATCAGGCGAATATTAATCGTTCTCTTACTGTTAACTATCAGATCAGTCCCTATTTAGAGCAACAAGTGGCCCCGGAACAAGCAACTATTGAGCATCATCATACCATTGTCGCTGGTGACTCTTTGTGGGATTTAAGTCAACACTATCAAGTACCTTTGAAAGATTTGCTCGATTGGAACAATTTACAATCGGCAAGTATTTTGTCTCCCGGTAAAGTACTGATCTTACATTTACCCACACAAGTTAAAGCACAACCAAAGAATTCAGTGACTACACCAAGCTATCTCGATGTACTTGAAGAGGCAACCCAACTAAAAGAAGTCCCAAGCCCTGCTGAACCTAGCTTGCCCCCAGACTAG
- a CDS encoding FKBP-type peptidyl-prolyl cis-trans isomerase has translation MQITKDTAVEFHYTLTEGSEQIESSTNGEPLSYLHGQEGMLPGLEAALDGKSAGDKFSVTLEPKDSYGEYQEGLIQRIPIKHLQGLGNNKVWKPGMTAIVDSNQGRHQVSIVKVGRFNADCDLNHPFAGKTLTFDVEVINVRAATAEELSHGHVHGAGGCGHDH, from the coding sequence ATGCAAATTACAAAAGATACAGCGGTAGAATTTCATTACACGCTAACAGAAGGTTCAGAGCAAATTGAATCCAGCACAAACGGCGAACCGCTTAGCTACTTGCATGGCCAAGAAGGCATGCTTCCTGGTCTTGAAGCAGCCCTAGACGGAAAATCTGCCGGCGACAAGTTTTCGGTTACATTAGAGCCAAAAGACAGCTATGGTGAATACCAAGAAGGCCTAATTCAACGTATCCCAATCAAACACTTACAAGGCTTAGGTAACAACAAAGTATGGAAACCAGGTATGACAGCCATCGTAGACTCTAATCAAGGCCGTCATCAAGTAAGCATCGTCAAAGTCGGTCGCTTTAACGCGGATTGTGATTTAAACCACCCTTTTGCTGGTAAAACACTGACTTTTGATGTTGAAGTAATTAATGTCAGAGCAGCAACAGCTGAAGAGCTGTCTCATGGCCATGTGCACGGCGCAGGCGGCTGCGGTCACGACCACTAA